TATCCTGGGCGGTGGCGACTAAGCCAGACATCACAATCACTAGGATGATTGTGAAGTTCAATACCGTGCGGTAACGCATGAGAATGCTCCTTAGAAAGATAATCGGGTGTTCTACTGTCAATGGCCTGGTCAAATGTGGCTGGTTTTACGAGTCTGGCAACGTGTTTCCTGTGCGCTTGCTCGTCTCAATCAACTTGAGATAAGCATATGCCAAGGCGGGTTTAGCTTGTAGACACTTAAGTGTTGATCAGGGTGTTATTTAGTGAGATAGGCCTGGTTCGTGGGTGCGGAAGTACGCTTCAATCCGATGCTGCATTTAATTTCGCGCGCTGGATAGTAGGGCAACACGAAATCAGAGAACAACTGGCTGAACGTTCTCTGACTTATCTGTCATGTGAGTAACTTCCCTAATGAATGTAAGAAGCCTATCCGATGCAGGGGGTAACTTTTAGGCTTGTACAGGACATCACTATTTACATCCCTGTACGAAAATGCCTATGGAATGATTGGCAGGATCAGGCGAGATGGATGCTCGGCATCGTGAAAAACGCGGTTAATGGCGGATCTGTATTGATCTGCAGTTTCTTTCTCAATGGCTCCGCCTGTATTGCTGTTACGGTCGAATCGTGGGAAGTTACTACTTGAAACTTCTAGTCGGATTCGATGTCCTGGTAAAAATACATTTGACGTTGCCCAGAGGTTCAGTCGCAACTCGTAGATGACATCAGGTTGGAGGCATTCGGGTTCGGTAAATGAATGACGATAACGAGCACGTAGAATGCCTTCCGTCAAGATAATTGCCCGGCCATCCGGATAAACATCTACAAGCTTGCCTGTAAAATCTGTATCGCGCGCCGACGAAGCAACGAACAAACACAATTCAACGGGGCCTGTTACTTCAACAGAATGATCTAATACGGGTGTGCTGTAAACGAACACATCGTCACACATTTCAACATCACGCTGATCCCGAGGGCCTATGACATTCCCGCCCGGCATCAATACCTGTCCCCCCATCGTTGGAACAGGCCGTAGGGGGTTGTAAAGATACGTGTCTGGAGATTCATCCTCCGGCACTGTTTCTGATAATGTGCCATCTCCAAGGCGTGTGTTGGCTTGTCCGCTGCTGTGTAAATAATATGAGCGATATTGTGTATCCGGGAGCGGCCATTCTGTCGATGTGCGCCATTCATCAATGCCCATCACGAAAAACATCACCGATGGTTCTTGCTCAATATGGTTATCGATGCCCTTCAACCAGCGATCAAACCAGCGAAGTTGAATATCCGTCAGGTCAATCGCATGACTACTGGCACTCGGCCCAAATTCACGCTCTGGGAATGTGCCGCTGAAGTTT
The Phototrophicus methaneseepsis DNA segment above includes these coding regions:
- a CDS encoding CocE/NonD family hydrolase, with translation MSTIVIEKNMMVSMRDGVALATDVYRLEDTSPAPVLLARTPYNKEHIVSASGTFDIMRAVQAGYVIVVQDVRGRYASEGQFNPHFQEADDGVDAIAWAAKQSWSTGVVGTFGGSYLGCTQWIPAMRQPPALTAMAPSITPSDMYEGMAYQGGAKVLHDLRWVVDNIIPAEIQRRAAQGDSIPENTEYLDFNTALSQIPLGDHPLIQEYASFYSDWLAHQTADTYWHPASPCTAYEQINVPALNFSGWYDIFLWSAFENYMGMKARGNTEHARRNQKLIIGPWSHSNFSGTFPEREFGPSASSHAIDLTDIQLRWFDRWLKGIDNHIEQEPSVMFFVMGIDEWRTSTEWPLPDTQYRSYYLHSSGQANTRLGDGTLSETVPEDESPDTYLYNPLRPVPTMGGQVLMPGGNVIGPRDQRDVEMCDDVFVYSTPVLDHSVEVTGPVELCLFVASSARDTDFTGKLVDVYPDGRAIILTEGILRARYRHSFTEPECLQPDVIYELRLNLWATSNVFLPGHRIRLEVSSSNFPRFDRNSNTGGAIEKETADQYRSAINRVFHDAEHPSRLILPIIP